Proteins encoded within one genomic window of Setaria italica strain Yugu1 chromosome IV, Setaria_italica_v2.0, whole genome shotgun sequence:
- the LOC101752837 gene encoding C2 and GRAM domain-containing protein At1g03370, producing the protein MRLVVRVIEARGLPATDADGPRDPYARAQLGKQRAKTKVLRKTLSPAWDEEFAFRVGDLRDQLVVSVLHEDRYFPDDVLGQVKVPLTAVLDAENLTLGTQWYQLQPKSKKTKLKDCGEIQLSISLAQNYSEETVALAHWASDDLASNSDKSAELVKGSSLPNIPIELSAAVSESDEIQVIKEDKSNGGPSFVNKLYQIFKPKDAEAPAPPASNLDSSSNILEETPSTSSQSPERQDQEVSATMTFDELLKAFGSQHEGKEMPENLSGGVLLDQVYAVAPSALNAHLFSPSSDFLQSLAEIQGTTGLEIQQWRLENDGEILKRVVSYTKAPTKLVKAVKATEDMTYLKADGEMFAVLADVSTPDVPFGNNFRVEVLTCIMPGPQLPDDEQSSRLVVSWRLNFLQSTMMKSMIENGARQGLKDNYVQFSELLVRTFRPVDTKDTTDNNEVLSSVQPEQQSDWKLAFRIFGNFALLSSVFAFVYVSAHIILASPSIIQGLEFPGLDLPDSAGEVVVCGVLVLQGQRVLNMIGRFIQAKRQRGDHGVKAQGDGWLLTVALIEGTNLAATKSSGYSDPYVVFTCNGKTKASSIKFHTLEPQWNEIFEFDAMEDPPSVMEINVYDFDGPFDEVACLGHAEVNFLKYNISELADIWIPLKGKLAQACQSKLHLRIFLNNTRGTQVVKDYLDKMEKEVGKKIAVRSPHANLAFQKIFSLPAEEFLINDFTCHLKRKMLTQGRLFLSPRIFGFYTNLFGHKTKFFFLWEDIEDILVVPATLASMGSPSLVIILRKGRGLDAKHGAKQLDSEGRLKFHFQSFVSFNVAHKTIMALWKARSLTPEQKVQLVEEESETEDFQNEEGGSFLGIEDAKMSAVFSSTKPFDVSTLMSIFEGGPLEHRVMERVGCVDYSVTEWEPVRADVYQRQVHHKFDKKSERHEGEAMSTQQKSPLPNKNGWLVEEVMTLEGIPIGECFNLHIRYQLENNASKQKSCTVQVSIGIVWLKSCKNRKKITQDVASSASSRLKKIFSQLEKESIAAK; encoded by the exons ATGAGGCTGGTGGTGCGCGTGATCGAGGCCCGGGGCCTCCCGGCGACGGACGCCGACGGGCCGCGGGACCCCTACGCCAGGGCGCAGCTGGGCAAGCAGCGGGCCAAGACCAAGGTGCTGCGGAAGACGCTCAGCCCCGCCTGGGACGAGGAGTTCGCCTTCCGGGTCGGGGACCTCAGGGACCAGCTCGTCGTCTCCGTGCTCCACGAGGACCGCTACTTCCCCGACGACGTCCTCGGCCAGGTCAAGGTACCCCTCACCGCCGTGCTCGACGCTGAAAACCTCACGCTCGGGACGCAGTGGTACCAGCTGCAGCCCAAGAGCAAGAAGACCAAGCTCAAGGATTGCG GAGAAATTCAGCTCAGCATATCTCTAGCTCAAAATTACTCTGAAGAGACAGTGGCACTTGCACATTGGGCTTCAGATGACCTTGCATCAAATTCAGACAAATCAGCTGAATTAGTGAAAGGATCTTCTTTGCCGAATATTCCAATAGAATTATCCGCAGCAGTATCAGAGAGCGATGAGATACAAGTTATCAAGGAAGATAAATCAAATGGTGGTCCGTCATTTGTTAACAAGCTGTATCAAATTTTTAAACCAAAAGATGCTGAAGCTCCTGCTCCACCTGCCTCCAACCTGGACAGCAGTTCCAATATTCTTGAAGAAACACCATCAACCAGCTCGCAATCTCCTGAGAGGCAGGATCAGGAAGTTAGTGCAACTATGACCTTTGATGAGCTACTGAAGGCCTTTGGTTCTCAGCATGAAGGGAAAGAAATGCCTGAAAATTTGTCAGGTGGAGTACTCCTTGATCAAGTTTATGCTGTTGCACCGAGTGCCTTGAATGCACATCTTTTCTCTCCAAGTTCAGACTTTCTGCAATCGCTAGCAGAGATTCAAGGAACTACTGGTCTTGAAATTCAACAGTGGAGACTCGAAAATGATGGTGAAATCTTGAAGAGGGTCGTAAGCTACACAAAAGCTCCTACTAAATTAGTTAAGGCAGTGAAAGCAACAGAGGACATGACATATTTGAAGGCAGATGGAGAGATGTTTGCAGTTTTAGCAGATGTTAGTACTCCTGATGTTCCTTTTGGCAATAATTTCAGAGTGGAGGTTTTAACCTGTATAATGCCAGGGCCTCAACTGCCAGATGATGAACAATCTTCACGTCTTGTAGTCTCTTGGCGCTTAAATTTTCTCCAGAGTACCATGATGAAGAGCATGATTGAAAATGGGGCAAGACAAGGCTTGAAGGATAACTATGTTCAGTTCTCTGAGCTCCTTGTTCGAACTTTTAGGCCGGTTGATACAAAAGATACAACAGACAATAATGAAGTTCTGTCTTCTGTGCAACCAGAGCAACAATCTGATTGGAAGCTAGCGTTTCGAATATTCGGAAATTTTGCTCTTTTATCCTCAGTTTTTGCATTTGTATATGTTTCTgctcacatcattcttgcaagtccTAGTATAATTCAAGGTCTTGAGTTCCCGGGCCTGGACTTGCCAGATTCTGCTGGTGAAGTTGTAGTTTGTGGGGTTCTTGTTCTACAAGGACAGCGTGTCCTAAATATGATTGGACGGTTCATCCAGGCGAAGAGGCAGAGAG GTGATCATGGAGTCAAAGCACAAGGGGATGGCTGGTTGCTGACTGTTGCTCTGATTGAGGGAACCAACCTGGCAGCAACCAAGTCATCTGGCTACTCTGATCCATATGTTGTATTTACATGCAATGGAAAGACAAAGGCAAGTTCAATTAAGTTTCACACCCTTGAGCCTCAATGGAATG AAATTTTTGAGTTTGATGCCATGGAAGATCCTCCCTCAGTGATGGAAATAAACGTGTATGATTTCGATGGACCCTTCGATGAAGTTGCTTGCCTTGGTCATGCTGAAGTGAATTTCTTGAAATATAATATATCCGAGCTTGCCGACATTTGGATTCCTCTGAAGGGAAAGCTGGCTCAAGCATGTCAGTCAAAATTACATTTGAGAATATTCTTGAACAATACAAGGGGTACTCAAGTTGTGAAGGATTACCTGGACAAAATGGAGAAAGAAGTTGGCAAAAAG ATTGCTGTGAGGTCTCCTCATGCAAATTTAGCATTCCAGAAAATCTTTTCTTTGCCAGCAGAAGAATTTCTTATCAATGACTTTACTTGTCACTTAAAGAGGAAAATGCTAACACAG GGTCGCCTTTTTCTATCCCCAAGAATATTTGGGTTTTACACAAACCTTTTTGGTCACAAAACAAAATTCTTCTTTCTTTGGGAAGATATTGAAGATATCCTAGTGGTTCCTGCAACCCTAGCTTCAATGGGAAGTCCATCTCTGGTAATCATTCTTCGCAAGGGCAGGGGACTGGATGCAAAGCATGGAGCAAAGCAACTGGACAGTGAAGGAAGACTCAAGTTTCATTTCCAGTCTTTTGTCTCATTCAATGTCGCACATAA AACAATAATGGCACTGTGGAAGGCAAGGTCCTTAACTCCTGAACAAAAAGTTCAGCTTGTAGAAGAGGAATCAGAAACAGAAGATTTCCAAAACGAGGAAGGTGGGTCTTTCTTAGGGATAGAAGATGCCAAAATGTCAGCAGTGTTTTCATCTACAAAACCTTTTGAT GTATCAACACTCATGAGCATTTTTGAGGGTGGTCCTTTGGAGCATCGGGTGATGGAGAGAGTTGGCTGTGTGGATTACTCTGTTACAGAATGGGAACCTGTAAGAGCTGATGTTTACCAGAGGCAAGTTCATCATAAGTTCGACAAGAAATCAGAGCGGCATGAGGGAGAAGCAATGAGCACCCAACAGAAGTCCCCTTTGCCTAATAAGAATGGCTGGCTTGTTGAAGAAGTTATGACACTTGAAGGTATTCCAATTGGTGAATGCTTCAAT CTCCATATTAGATATCAACTGGAGAACAATGCATCCAAGCAGAAGAGTTGTACTGTCCAAGTATCAATTGGCATAGTATGGTTAAAAAGTTGCAAGAATCGGAAGAAGATTACGCAGGACGTAGCATCTAGTGCATCTTCACGCCTCAAGAAGATATTCAGCCAACTCGAGAAGGAATCTATAGCGGCCAAGTAG